A region of the Nothobranchius furzeri strain GRZ-AD chromosome 13, NfurGRZ-RIMD1, whole genome shotgun sequence genome:
gagtgaccatcacccacgtctctacagccagtgcaaggtaagataacattagcattttagcttaaatgcatgacacgaggacttttggttgacggagaatgcaacgagtcactatatactgcagccgcagcgtcctctgccagcatttaaaccgtgtcacggacaccctgttgctggatgaagcatcttatttgttgatgatgaagagaaatatacaattagttccttgtcattgatttgtttacttattcaatgccatttatacttgaacatttggatttgattacatagtgtagtagttattttagtaatttgtttaaagtggctatttattttaaatacatattttttaaggttgacttgtacagtggtcaagtcaagtgtggactggagttttagattttcattttgataatgaagaaaacaagtatatgagaaaacaagtggtgtttctttgatttgtttacatattgtttatgttttgaatgtttggatttgtataatttaaacctgcactgactactgtaacacgttccagaaaaagaagctatttgttcctttacttgtgaaaagttgcacttttgctaaggctttgtgttattttaggtttaataaacactgttaaaccttttcaaaactatttcagtttgtgtagaacaggactatcattgctttctgaacatatgcaacaccgtttaaaaaataccgcgataataccgaaaaccgtgataattttggtcacaataaccgtgaggttaaattttcataccgtgacaaccctactgtagTTATGTAGCATCAATCTCTTCTCTTTTTAATGAAAGGCAATGAATTTTCCTTTGACATCTCAGTAATGAGAGTCTGATGAGTAGTTTGTTCGTCTTGTGAGTAGACACATTACAGATGAAAGAGCTCATTCTGGGGTGATTCTCTCACTGGATTAACACATCATTAGTTTCAGGTTTAATGATGACTCATCATCATTAGACAATGTCCTCTTGGTGGTTCTGGTCACTTCAATTGGCTACTGATTCTTGATCCACAGACTATGTTACAGTCAGAGTTTGGATGGATGTTTGTCATGGTTGTGGTGGTTTGAGAAGCCATTTTACGtggttctcctttctttcttgccTTTTTACTTTAGTAGCTGGTTGTCTGCCTTCATGGACAATCCTAAAACATAAAAGTATGTTGTGGAGATGttccttcacacacaaacacacacacacacatgtgcacggcCACACATGAAAACACAAATACACAGAGTACTGACTTTTCatctgcagaaaaaaaataaaagattgcagcaaagtaaaaaataaatcagcTGAACGAACATAATTTTTTTCCCATTAAAATTTTTGTTCTCATCACAGTGTCTgggtttttcttatttttcttcttcaacTGATTTGAACAATAAAACCAAAAAGACACACCAGCTTTCACTGGCTGTAAGAGTGACATCTTTAAAAGACACTCAACCATGGATGGACTTTAGTGTGTCTTTTATGGATCCTATCTCATAAgttacaaacaaaacaacaacatacTCTAGAGTTTTTATTTCAGCATAAATTACACAGAAGAATTCCTTCTTTTACTCACTGAGAGCTCAGTGAAGACGATCCATCCTCCCAGCTGATATCACACACCCATTTGTAGAAGACAGGGACACTGAAAGTGCTGCCACAAGTAATAGGCTTGATAatccaccgtgtgtgtgtgtgtgtgtgtgtgtgtgtgtgtttgtgtgtgtgttgagaaGACAGATTCGTGAACTGAGAACCATTCATCACTGTCACATTCAGCCTCTGCTTCCAGTCCTGTAAAGGAAGATAAAAATCTTTCTCTGAACTGAAGTTCTCAGCAAGATGGCGGCCTTTAGATGAATGtctgaatgaatgaatcaacTTAAATAGTTTGTAGCGATCATATAAGTGTGTGCAGCAAAAGCTGCTGACATAAATAACAGTAAGTGTGTCATCAATGCTATACAGAAACATGCTTTCTTAATATATGGAATAATTTTTCCTCAAAATAGTTTTCTTTTAAATTAGGCATTAAGCTTCTTATAAAAATGTTATGTATGCATGAAAAAGCAAGCTGGGTAGGCTGTTCTTTCTCTGAATAATGGTGACTACAATATAAAGTACAGCTCTCTCCTGTGCAGGGTTGCATAGAGTGGTGGCTGTGATACGGTAAACTATAAATCCAAACAACAAACGGATACTTTTCAAAGTGGTTACCATATTTTTGGGTAAAATGTGGGATTTTGATATGTTAGAGTTAGGATAGTAATACACAGAAACATCTTGTTTTTAAACAGCTCGGTGTCGATTATTCCAAACGCAGAGTGGATATCAGCTATTTACCTTCATCAAATTGGATTTGCCCAACACTTTAAGGCACGATGATCACATAACTTCAATATTGTTTAACTGTTAATGGTTCATTTCTAAACACATGCCTCTGACCAGCATCAAGAGTCATTTACCCTTTAATAGACACTCATGGGAAACAAGAAGTTTCAACCCAGGAGTATACACATAGTATATGCATATTTATATGTAGGTATTCTTTaccttttaaatttttttttacaaaattgtcgtcgtcgtcgtcgtcgtcttcctccgcttatccgggtccgggtcgcgggggcagcatcccaactagggagctccaggccgtcctctccccggccttgtccaccagctcctccggcaggaccccaaggcgttcccggaccagattggagatgtaacttctccaacgtgtcctgggtcgacccgggggccttctgccggcaggacatgcccgaaacacctccccggggaggcgtccaggtggcatcctgaccagatgcccaaaccacctcaactggctcctttcgatccggaggagcagcggttctactccgagtccctcccgaatgtccgagctcctcaccctatctctaaggctgagcccggccaccctacggaggaaactcatttcggccacttgtatccgcgatctcgttctttcggtcattacccaaagctcatgaccataggtgaggattgggacgtagatcgaccggtaaatcgagagcctggctttctggctcagctccctcttccccacgacagatcggctcagcgtccgcatcactgcagacgccgaaccaatccgcctgtcgatctcccgatccctcctaccctcactcgtgaacaagatcccgagatacttaaactcctccacttgaggtaggacctctcccccgacccggaggtggcaagccacccttttccggtcgagaaccatggtctcagatttggaggtgctgatcctcatcccagccgcttcacattcggccgcgaacctacccagcaagagctgaaggtcagagctggatgaagctaggaggaccacatcatccgcaaaaagcagagacgagattctcctgccaccaaactcgacacactccacaccacggctgcgtctagaaattctgtccataaaagtgatgaacagaaccggtgacaaagggcagccctggcggagtccaaccctcactgggaacaggtccgacttactaccggctatgcggaccaaactcacgctcctctggtaaagggactgaatggcccttaacagaaagccacccaccccatactcctggagcgtcccccacagggtgcccctggggacacggtcataagccttctccaaatccacaaagcacatgtggattggttgggcaaactcccatgccccctccatcacccttgcaaggatatagagctggtccacagttccacggccaggacgaaaaccacattgctcctcctctatctgagattcaactatcgatcggaccctcctctccagtaccttggcgtagacctttccagggaggctgaggagtgtgatccccctatagttggaacacaccctcaggtcacccttcttaaagatggggaccaccaccccggtctgccactccctaggaactgcccccgatgaccacgcaatgttgtagagacgtgtcaaccatgacagccctacaacatccatagccttgagatacccaggacgaacctcatccgcccccggggctccgccgctgtgtagttgtttgactacctcagcaacttctgcccccgagatcggacagtccatccccaggcctcccagctctggttcctcctcggaatgcgcattggtgggattgaggagctcctcaaagtattccttccaccgtccgactatagcctcagttgacgtcagcagctccccatccccactgtaaacagtgtgagcgagttgctgccttcctctcctgaggcgccggacagtttgccagaacctctttggagccgatcgatagtctttctccatggcctcaccaaactcctcccacgcccgagattttgcctcggcaactgccactgctgcaccccgcttggctatccggtacctgtctgctgcctccggagacccacagaccagccacgccctgtaggcctccttcttcagcctgacggctccccgaacctctggtgtccaccagcgggtacgggggttgccaccacgactggcaccggccaccttacgaccacagctagcaacagccgcctcgacaatcgcagagtggaacaaggcccactcggactcaatgtcccccactgctctcgggacgtggtcaaagctctgccggaggtgggagttgaagaccgtcttgacaggttcttctgccaggcgttcccagcagaccctcactatgcgtttgggtctgccaggtctacgcggcatgttcccttgccatctgatccaactcaccaccaggtggtgatcagttgacagctccgcccctctcttcactcgggtgtccaaaacatacggccgcaggtcagatgatacgactacaaaatctatcatcgacctgtgacctaggctgccctggtaccaagtgtaccggtgggcatccttatgttcgaacatggtgttcgttatggccaaactgcggcttgcacagaagtccaataacaaaacaccgctcgagttctgatcaggtgggccgttcctcccaatcacacccctccaggtcaagctgtcattgcccacgtgagcattgaagtcccccagcaggacaatggagtcccctgatggagcactatctagcactcgtcccagggactccaaaaagggtgggtactctgaactgatatttggcccataagcacaaacaacagtcaggacccgttccccgacccgaaggcgcaaggaagctaccctcttgtcccccggggtaaaccccaacacacaggcagagagtctcggggctaacaaaaagccaaccccagccctccgcctctcacccggagcaactccagcaaagtagagtgtccaacccctctccaggtctcgggttccagagccaatgcaatgtgtcgaggtgagtccgactatatctagccggtaccgctcaacctctgccacaagctccggctccttccccgccagctaggtgacgttccatgtcccaaaaactagttttcttgtccggggattggaccgccaaggctcccgccttggtctgccacccgattcacattgcaccggacccttcatgttcctcctgcaggtggtgggtccacagttggacgagcccatgtatccggttcgggctgggcccggccgggccccatgggcgaaagcccggccaccaggcgctcgctcacgggccccaaccccaggcctggctccagggtgggaccccggtaaccctccgggccgggtactccgactcttcgttttcaccgccatgaaagatccttcgaaccgttctttgtctcacccttcacctaagaccaatttgtcatgggagaccctaccaggggcactaagtgccccagacaacatagctcctaggatcattagggcactcaaactcctccaccacgctaAGGTgacggtgacggttcaaggaggagttttcaaaatagatcaaagcagaccgatcaggtagggttgtcacggtaaccggtgtagcggtaaaccccggtaaaaaaaagttgacaataataataacgtcttgtttttaaaaaaaactattattatctcggtgggtttaccgtggctgcggtgttggcgcgttgacccttaccagccaccgtatcatctgctgaagttgccggcggcacatgcgcgctttgtttacaaccaaaactttcttgaagctaaagctgaaataatggccaaaggacgaGACGGCAGTgttcaggacattttttatccctcaaagaagacaaagtcggaagtacgggcatcttttggaaatttgaagaatgccgagggacattttataaatagaagacggctatcctggttgcagcacgtgcagaaaaagtgtctgtgaaagacaggattgcttcaaatctcatgacacatctgtgtgaccatcacccacaactctacagtcaaggcaagttaacgttagcgttttagctaaaatgcgtgatccgaggatttgggttgagggagaatgcaacgagtcgctatataaagcagccgcagcgccgctacctgcatataaaccgcatcatggacacccccatgttgaaatgacgctatgcactacggggctcccaggggcagataagagttggtctctctccgagaataattatgaatgtaacaatgattactgcctgatgacattttcccacatctgcaaagctcactggaaggacacaaaccgaggacaatattttcctgatatagggtttattactcaaataagggtaaaaaaaaagtatctgattagaaggctacttgagtactgagtatcatctgatctaatatttttaaaatgatgacatcaaacagacatgaaataagaagttatgggcaaatattggtattttaaagactaaagggaaaacatgtaaacaaataaacaacataattacaaaataacacattttaggcaaaatttagacacaaactgaggacaatatttcctgacatacatttaattgtgtgaaaatgtagcacgtttaaaaaaaataccgcgataataccaaaaaccgtggtaattttggtcacaataaccgtgaggttaaattttcacaccgtgacaaccctaatacagaccattttaggttaggttacatttcctttattcccagattatgtagtttgtagcactcataatgttgtagaaaatttctggccaatccacgtgattggtatcggtgatcagtatcggtgatcagcattctttgatatcggtatcggtgatcggcagcaaaatacCTGATTAGTGCATCCCTAATCAAAATTGGAACCAAATGTTTAATTCATGTTCTGTTTTTTGCAGGATTGGAAGTGTTTGATGGCAGTTTCTTAAAGGTGTCGCTGACAGAGTCACAGTGGAATAATCCTGAGTAAATATTAGCTTTAATGGCTCGTGGTAATATGACATGTTTGTTTCTCAGCAGCAAGCATCTGAGCTGCAAATAACTACCAAAACAGTTCAGTATCAGTCTAATAACTTTTTCTGTTTATAACAATGAAATGTGATGTTAACATTTTTAGCTCTTTTCCTCTCAGTTTCTGTAACTGATGTTTTGATAGATGTTTGCTCTTAATGAATGTAATCATttgaaaacatctttttacagcgCTTTACTGTTTTACCAACACAGAATGCTCCTGTGTAAATCCATATCTGGTTTTATCTCATTAATGTGTTTTCCAGCCTACGTAGACAAAAACACGATGGGTTTGTAACTCGGCCTAACAGTGTGTGATTACTGAACATGATGTGTGAGCTAATCTGATATACGGAGCATTAGAAATGTTTGAGTTTGTTCAGTCATCTAAAGTTCGCAAAACCTTTCATAGCCTCACATGATGTGTCTGTATTGAATGACAGTGAAATCCTAAACTGTATACCAGCTAAGTCAACATTTGAATGAGTGATGATCCAGTCGTTTATTACATAAAGGTTGGAGAGAAACTGTGTGTTACATCACTGACCCAAAGAAAATCAGGCTCATCTTTCCCAATGCGCTCTAAAACCAGTAGGATCAGTTTTTGCAAGGATTACAATCGCATCTTTGTCAGATAAGGCTGAGCTCAAGAGGAGATTAAAAACTGGAAATCAGTTTGTGTTTTACACTTTGACCTAAGAAAAAACACAACACACTTTCTCTATAAGCACTTTTTATGGGCCTTATGACACCAGAGGACATGTTATGCTCTTATTTGTGTTGCATCTCCTTCTTTTCCAGGTTGTAGCTCATGTGAAGGTGTTGATCTAGTGGCAACTCGAACAGAATTTGAATGAAAACATTTTTCATATaaagaaatagtaacaaaatcttTTTGGGTTGCTTTTTTCTTATGCACTTTTTATAGAAGTGCTTCAACCACCTAACCATGCAATTCCTCCTTACTTTTTGTCCCCAGATGAGTCCAAGACGGACGTCCCAGAAGACTTTGACATCGACATGGACGCCCCAGAGACCGAAAAGGCGGCGGCCATCATCCAGTCCCAGTTCAGGAGGTTCCAGAAGAAGAAGCGTGACGAGAAGTCCTAGTGAGCGTCATTCCGCTCTGTCGCCTCGTGCTGTGATGGTGGGCCGAGGCGAAAGCTCGGTGGAGCTGGTGTGACATTTGCATGTAAACAAATTCATACCTGTTGAAGGTCTGGGGCTTATGAAGGGGGTTGGGAGGGCAAAAGGGAAATGAATTAGCCTGTTACTCATATATGTCTGTGAATTCTCATTATCCTGTTATTGTTACTAATATTCATCATTTTGACGGCTGTATCAACAAAATCCTGAAGAGGTGATAAAGTTCTGCTAAATGTGTTCCATAGATGCTGAGTTCCAGCAGGTTTTTGTGTTAGAATGCGTTTTTGTACTTGTCCTTACAGTCCCACCATCCTCTCCTGTACCAGGACGGTTCCCACAAAGGCTGTTTTCTGAGTAAACGGAGGGAGAGCTGACCTTAAAGGTGTTTTTCAGGAAACTTAGCCTTGAACTTTTCATTCACATAGAAGCATTTTTCTTACCTGCATGATGCTATGAAAAAACTGTATTAATGTACATTGaataaattgatgaaaaaaaactgtggaaactGTTTGCTGTGCAGAAATCTACTGCAACCTGTCAAAGAGCTGAAGCTGCATGGTGATGCAGTATGCATGCagcagcacttactacacttttaTAACAAAACCAGAAATAGAAACGATTGGTACTCCCATGCAGCTTGATGACCTCTGTGCAGCCGAACAAAATGTGACTCATTCTCACTGAGCTCCTCTCAGCTTTACATACCAGCAGCAGAGACCTTTTCAGTTTGCTGTTTATTTCCCTGCTGAGTAGAGAGTCGTTTGAAAATACTATTTCTGTCTCTACCCAGCCTTAAATAGAagcgcgtgcgtgagtgtgtgttttgtaacaaaaaggaAGCAAACTGATGGCGCCTCAGCCTCTGATTATCATCTTGGCTGACCAGCTGCTGCTCCACACTAGTTCAGCTCTGTGTAAATGATTAGCTGACCAAACTTTCAGCCATGAGCAGTCAGCATAAACAAGTCTTCATGCTTTTAAAGTGGATCAGAggagggagcagagctttcatcaTTCTAAAGTGTAGGCCCAGGCGCATAATGGGGTCTCACTCATTAGTCCGCATAAGAAAACAGGAGAAAAAACAACATCTAACATCTACTGTATTTTTATGTTTAAATAACAGACCTTTATTCAACCAAGGGAAGTAGCTATATTTAAAACTTTGAATGTTAAAGGGGTCATTGGTGCATCTTTTTTTATCAGTAAAAAACAATTTTGTCACATTTAATGCATTTAAACTTGGAAGCAAAAACAAGTTAGCATAGCTGTTCTCTAGCTGAGTGTTTCAAAGCATCAAATAACTAATTACAacaaaaaatattagaaaaatgaaTTTTCAACAAACAGCTGCAAGGTAAGCTATATGTGCATCAGCATCAACCAATAACTGAAAGTTATTTTAGGAGCAACTTTATTCCATCCATTttattccgcttatccggagttgggttgcgggggcagcagcccaattcaagaggcccagacatccctctccccagc
Encoded here:
- the pcp4b gene encoding calmodulin regulator protein PCP4, which encodes MSERQGTGAAADNSKTSGGKDESKTDVPEDFDIDMDAPETEKAAAIIQSQFRRFQKKKRDEKS